Proteins encoded within one genomic window of Acidithiobacillus sp. AMEEHan:
- the tsaB gene encoding tRNA (adenosine(37)-N6)-threonylcarbamoyltransferase complex dimerization subunit type 1 TsaB: MKNIWLAIETATEACSVAVADGQDLWQDMVIAPNRHSDLLLPMIDALLAHAGLQLGQIEALACGVGPGGFTAVRLGISTLQGLAIATDRPLYPVSSLQALAASTPGQRVLAAFDARKGEVYAAAFRPDDAGVPELLDAERVCRPEDLAWPPTAEPWRGLGTGWTPYAQHWSEVRCWRGDAYPQALQVLQLARLRAAAGDPGIPPEALEPHYIRPSQAEEGK; this comes from the coding sequence ATGAAGAACATCTGGTTGGCCATCGAGACCGCGACCGAGGCCTGTTCAGTAGCCGTTGCGGATGGCCAGGATCTCTGGCAGGACATGGTCATCGCCCCCAACCGCCACAGCGATCTGCTTTTGCCGATGATCGATGCCCTCCTGGCTCACGCCGGCCTGCAGCTCGGGCAAATCGAAGCTCTCGCCTGCGGCGTCGGTCCGGGCGGCTTCACTGCTGTGCGGCTGGGGATCAGCACCTTGCAAGGTTTGGCCATCGCAACGGATCGGCCACTCTATCCCGTCTCCAGCCTGCAGGCCCTGGCAGCCTCGACACCCGGTCAACGGGTTCTGGCAGCCTTCGATGCCCGCAAAGGAGAGGTCTACGCGGCGGCCTTTCGCCCCGATGACGCTGGTGTTCCCGAGCTTCTTGACGCAGAACGGGTCTGCCGCCCTGAAGACCTCGCTTGGCCGCCAACAGCAGAGCCGTGGCGGGGCCTGGGCACCGGCTGGACTCCCTATGCACAGCACTGGTCCGAGGTTCGTTGCTGGCGCGGTGACGCGTATCCCCAAGCGCTGCAGGTCTTGCAACTTGCCCGCCTGCGCGCCGCTGCCGGCGATCCAGGAATCCCGCCCGAAGCACTGGAGCCGCATTACATCCGTCCTTCCCAGGCCGAGGAGGGCAAATAA